One Glycine max cultivar Williams 82 chromosome 3, Glycine_max_v4.0, whole genome shotgun sequence DNA window includes the following coding sequences:
- the LOC100780611 gene encoding zinc finger protein ZAT9-like, with protein MEKHKCKLCLRSFANGRALGGHMRSHMMNLPVPPKQSELVPIQLSFEAESSPSQSSSSFYGLRENPKKNFRFADPEFSFAAAETSSVILQDRESETESSRNPTRRRSKRAWQQLGGDSGGGGVSDESEKKMMKVFDAVNKNNNESASSVSDTTTEEAVAFCLMMLSRDKWKENNKLLYDNKVEIAEYNDDYDDEEDEDEEEEEDEEIYESEEELKSVKKSNKVRGRYKCETCEKVFRSYQALGGHRASHKKIKLNNCENKNKNNNNNNDDEAEQLEVQHVVVVEKKIHECPVCFRVFASGQALGGHKRTHVIGSSTAAATTTATAITTVSVRNSVATVSVRTTSTARVVGDSLIDLNLPAPMDDDEEEEGNVSQFEDSAVSDAEFVKL; from the coding sequence atgGAGAAGCACAAGTGCAAGCTTTGCTTGCGGAGTTTCGCGAATGGAAGAGCGTTGGGAGGTCACATGCGGTCTCACATGATGAACCTACCTGTTCCTCCGAAACAGAGCGAGTTGGTGCCGATTCAACTCAGCTTCGAGGCCGAGTCATCTCCTTCGCAGTCTTCATCTTCTTTCTACGGTCTCAGAGAGAATCCCAAGAAAAACTTTCGCTTCGCAGATCCTGAATTCTCGTTCGCAGCAGCGGAAACTTCCTCCGTGATCCTGCAGGACAGGGAGAGCGAGACCGAGTCGTCGAGGAATCCGACTCGGAGACGATCCAAGAGAGCGTGGCAACAACTCGGCGGCGACAGCGGCGGTGGCGGTGTTTCCGATGAATcagaaaaaaagatgatgaaagTTTTTGACGCCgtaaacaagaacaacaacgaATCCGCAAGTTCGGTTTCGGACACCACGACGGAGGAAGCCGTGGCATTCTGTCTCATGATGTTGTCTCGCGACAAATGGAAGGAAAACAACAAGTTATTATATGATAACAAGGTTGAGATAGCAGAATATAACGATGATTATGATGACGAGGAAGacgaagacgaagaagaagaggaagatgaagaaattTACGAATCCGAAGAGGAACTTAAATCTGTTAAAAAGAGTAACAAAGTGCGAGGAAGATACAAATGCGAGACGTGTGAAAAGGTGTTTCGATCTTATCAAGCTCTTGGAGGCCATCGTGCTAGTCACAAGAAGATCAAGCTCAACAACTGcgaaaacaagaacaagaacaacaacaacaacaacgacgaTGAAGCTGAACAACTCGAAGTTCAGCACGTTGTTGTGGTGGAGAAGAAAATTCACGAATGTCCTGTTTGTTTTAGAGTATTTGCTTCTGGTCAGGCTCTGGGAGGACACAAGAGAACACATGTGATTGGTTCTTCGACTGCTGCTGCAACAACAACTGCGACAGCAATCACAACCGTTTCTGTTAGAAACTCTGTTGCAACTGTTTCGGTTAGAACAACTTCTACTGCTAGAGTTGTTGGAGATAGTTTGATAGATCTCAATCTCCCTGCTCCAAtggatgatgatgaagaggagGAGGGGAATGTTAGCCAATTCGAAGACTCAGCTGTTTCGGATGCAGAGTTTGTTAAACTGTGA
- the LOC100810886 gene encoding receptor-like protein 33 produces the protein MILAPNNDNDNHNAFGRWKKPLQGTTKINYNGPYLNSVALAACGVVLWNDKSGFLKAFLRRLEHCTILEVELWTILFGMYIACDLGYRTIVVENDCIEVVKLMEDPRYHKGQFVDLISEIVKTKENFTSCSIVHVYLYTVRVEFPKSKKLQAYRQCLRMAVGAWNIPETICNVPNLKVLDLSNNSLTGTIPKCLIAMNGTLSILDLGRNKLSGTIDFLPGLCSLRTLHLNGNSLQGKLPKFLASCATMEILDIGHNRVHDHFPCWLKNISTLRILILQSNKLHGSLKCGGAKVVWPHLQIFDLASNNFGGGIPLSFFGNWKAMIADKNDGSLSKSDHLQFEILKLDQVYYQDRVTVTSKQLQMELVKILTIFTAIDLSCNKFEGQIPEGLGELNALYILNLSHNAFSGRIPPSLGNLKDLESFDLANNNLSGNIPTQITDLSFLSFLNLSGNHLVGRIPTGTQIQSFPADSFKGNDGLCGPPLSQNCSGDGMKETPSPASNSNVDTKNSIYWNFISVEVGFIFGIGIIVLPLLFYMPWRTRYWKFVDGILYHTFPQLDFVHERRGGQSYSILRWKSH, from the exons ATGATATTAGCACCAAATAATGATAATGACAACCACAATGCTTTTGGAAGGTGGAAGAAACCTTTGCAGGGTACTacgaaaattaattataatggcCCTTACCTTAACTCAGTGGCTCTTGCCGCTTGTGGTGTTGTGCTTTGGAATGATAAGAGTGGTTTTCTTAAAGCATTTTTAAGGAGACTTGAGCATTGTACTATTCTGGAGGTTGAGCTTTGGACCATTCTATTTGGTATGTATATAGCCTGTGATTTGGGTTATAGAACAATTGTTGTTGAGAATGATTGTATTGAAGTTGTCAAGCTTATGGAGGATCCAAGATATCATAAAGGTCAATTTGTAGACCTTATCTCTGAGATTGTGAAGACCAAGGAAAATTTTACTTCTTGTTCCATTGTCCAT GTTTACCTTTACACTGTGCGTGTGGAGTTTCCCAAATCTAAGAAGTTGCAGGCATATAGACAATGCTTGCGCATGGCAGTGGGAGCGT GGAACATCCCAGAAACAATATGCAATGTTCCAAATCTTAAAGTGCTCGACCTCTCTAATAATTCTTTGACTGGCACAATTCCGAAATGCTTGATTGCAATGAATGGAACGCTTAGCATACTAGATTTAGGGAGGAACAAACTGAGTGGCACTATTGATTTTCTTCCTGGCTTGTGTTCCTTAAGAACACTACATCTAAATGGCAATTCTCTACAAGGAAAGCTTCCAAAATTTCTGGCTAGTTGTGCAACGATGGAAATTTTAGACATTGGTCACAATCGGGTACATGATCATTTCCCCTGTTGGTTGAAGAACATATCCACCTTACGTATTCTTATTCTGCAATCCAACAAATTACATGGCTCCCTAAAATGTGGAGGAGCCAAGGTAGTATGGCCACACCTTCAGATTTTTGACCTTGCATCCAACAATTTTGGTGGTGGAATTCCATTGTCATTCTTTGGAAACTGGAAAGCAATGATAGCTGATAAAAATGATGGGAGCTTGTCCAAGTCAGATCATCTTCAATTTGAAATCCTAAAATTGGATCAAGTTTATTACCAGGACAGAGTTACAGTTACAAGCAAACAGCTACAAATGGAGTTagtaaaaatcctaactatctTCACTGCCATTGACTTGTCATGCAATAAATTTGAGGGACAAATACCAGAAGGGCTTGGAGAACTAAATGCTCTCTACATTCTTAATCTATCACACAATGCTTTCTCAGGCCGAATCCCACCATCTCTTGGAAATCTGAAAGATCTTGAATCCTTTGACCTGGCCAACAACAACTTGAGCGGGAATATCCCCACACAAATAACagatttatcttttctttcattcttgAACCTTTCAGGTAATCATCTTGTGGGGAGAATTCCAACAGGTACCCAAATTCAGTCATTTCCAGCAGACTCATTCAAAGGCAATGATGGGCTGTGTGGACCTCCATTGTCCCAGAATTGTAGTGGTGATGGAATGAAAGAGACACCATCTCCAGCATCAAATTCCaatgttgatacaaagaattcCATTTATTGGAATTTTATATCAGTTGAAGTAGGATTCATTTTTGGGATTGGAATTATTGTTTTGCCTCTTTTATTCTATATGCCGTGGAGGACAAGGTACTGGAAATTTGTTGATGGCATTCTTTATCACACCTTCCCTCAGCTGGATTTTGTACATGAACGGCGTGGAGGACAAAGTTACAGCATTCTAAGGTGGAAATCACACTGA
- the LOC100811426 gene encoding zinc finger protein ZAT1, protein MALISDQQSNFKHFCKICKKGFGCGRALGGHMRAHGIGDESGHMDDDDQASDWEDRLGGNVPPSNKRMYALRTNPNRLKSCRVCENCGKEFLSWKSFLEHGKCTSEDAESLVSSPGSDADDGDIGGGGRRGCGWSKSKRSLRTKVGSFNYNCPSSEEEDLANCLLMLSNAIVDPLDDVITHEEFFPTKKNSTLQFDHGSSNPSLASSSKRKSKVHECSICHRSFSSGQALGGHKRCHWITSNAPDTSTLTRFQQFQEHLDQIPKFDTSSEPLDLKLDLNLPAPSNDLARRNVNTEFYLQPWVASKDAKDDNNNSHCQSLHNPNNNVDVDNDEDKNNNNNNNSMQNMDNEADSKIKLAKLSELKDMKAGGSSSPWLQVGISSTATDVEADNC, encoded by the exons ATGGCTTTGATATCGGATCAACAATCAAACTTCAAGCACTTCTGTAAAATTTGCAAGAAAGGTTTTGGTTGTGGGAGAGCTTTGGGAGGTCACATGAGGGCTCATGGCATAGGAGATGAAAGTGGTCACATGGATGATGATGACCAAGCAAGTGATTGGGAAGATAGGTTGGGTGGAAATGTGCCACCAAGCAACAAACGCATGTATGCCCTAAGAACAAACCCTAATAGGCTAAAGAGTTGTAGGGTGTGTGAGAATTGTGGCAAAGAGTTCTTGTCATGGAAATCTTTCCTTGAACATGGAAAATGCACCTCTGAGGATGCTGAGTCCTTAGTCTCCTCTCCCGGGTCTGACGCCGACGATGGTGACATCGGTGGTGGCGGCCGGAGAGGATGTGGATGGTCCAAAAGTAAAAGGTCGTTGAGAACTAAGGTTGGTAGCTTCAATTACAATTGCCCATCAAGCGAGGAAGAAGACCTTGCAAATTGTCTACTGATGTTATCCAATGCCATTGTAGATCCTCTT GATGATGTCATTACACATGAAGAGTTTTTCCCTACTAAAAAAAACTCCACCCTCCAATTTGACCATGGAAGCTCCAACCCCTCATTGGCCTCTTCCTCCAAGAGAAAATCCAAAGTGCATGAATGCTCCATTTGCCATAGGAGCTTCTCTTCGGGACAAGCATTGGGGGGACACAAAAGGTGCCATTGGATCACTTCAAATGCTCCTGACACCTCCACATTAACAAGATTTCAACAATTCCAAGAGCACTTGGATCAAATACCCAAATTTGATACCTCTTCCGAGCCTCTTGATCTCAAATTAGACCTTAACCTTCCTGCACCCTCTAATGACCTTGCAAGAAGGAATGTGAACACAGAATTTTACTTGCAGCCTTGGGTTGCATCAAAGGATGCTaaagatgataacaataatAGCCATTGTCAAAGTCTCCACAACCCTAATAACAATGTTGATGTTGACAATGATGAggacaaaaacaacaacaacaacaacaactcaaTGCAAAACATGGATAATGAAGCTGATAGTAAGATCAAGTTGGCGAAACTGAGTGAGCTAAAGGACATGAAAGCTGGTGGCAGTTCTTCGCCATGGTTGCAGGTGGGGATCAGTTCAACTGCTACTGATGTGGAAGCTGATAACTGCTGA